The Novibacillus thermophilus genome segment CCCTCGCACCGCTCTACGACCTCTCCCGCTCCTACCCGTTCGTCATCGGCGGGATGATCCTGTGTGCCTCGTTTGCTCTACTTTTCTTCACCGTTGAGCGGCATCCGCCGTACGCTCGTGTCAATATCCAAGACAGCGCTGAAACAGTGCCCCTTCGATCGTTGCGCTCGAATGTAGCCAGGCTTGCTGAACCAACCTTTCGCGGCCATTTTCTCATCCTTTCTGCCATTTTTTTGTACTTTGTCGGCTACAGCGGGGTGGAGGCCCAGTTCAGTGTGTACGCGACTGAACATCTCGGGGCAAGCGGGGGCGAAGCTGGGTTGACCCTCGGTTTCTTCAGCTTGTCCTTTGTACTGTTCGCCCTTCCGGCTGGAATGGTCGGAAGTCGGTTCGGGAAATCGGAAACGATGCTCGCCGGACTGATCGGCTTGCCGGCCCTCTTCCTCATCATGCCGTGGATCACTTCCTTGGCACTGTTGAAAGTGTTACTTTTCGCGGGCGGTATGGCCTGGGCTCTCGTCAACGTACAGGCTTATCCGCTCGTGGCCGATTTAGGGGGCACGAAGAGAATCGGTTTTTTCACGGGGATGTACTACCTGTTCTCCATGGCCTCGTCAGTGGTCGCTCCAGCCGCATTAGGATTTTCGATGGACGTTTTCGGCCACCCCTCCCTTTTTTACACTGCCGCCGCGAGCTTTGCTTTCGCTTTTTTTCTGTTAAGAAAAGGGACGGACCTCGTCAAATCAAAAAAAGTATTTGACGGATCAGAATCAATGCCTATATAATAAATAACAACCTGTACAGGGAACTGAATATTTTGGAGCCTTATCAAGAGTGGTGGAGGGACTGGCCCAATGAAACCCGGCAACCGGTCTTCGCCTTTAGGAGATGCGGTGCCAATTCCTGCAGGACGTTTTCCTGAAAGATAAGGGGAGATTTAGTCTTTTGGTATGAAGCTCTTCCTTATCGGAAGAGTTTTTTATTTATATGTTTGAGGAGGAACCTGACGATGAGTGACGAAAAGCAATACCAGTTTGACACACTGTCCGTCCACGCCGGACAGCAACCCGACGAGGCGACGAATGCCCGAGCGGTCCCGATTTACCAGACGACTTCATATGTCTTCAACGACACGGATCATGCGGCTAACTTGTTCGCCTTAAAAGAGTTTGGCAACATTTACTCCCGGATCATGAATCCGACGAATGACGCCTTTGAACAGCGCGTGGCCGCTTTGGAGGGCGGGGTTGGCGCGCTGGCCACGGCGTCTGGACAAGCGGCTATTACGTACGCGATCTTAAACATTGCCAAGTCCGGAGATGAAATCGTGTCGGCCAGCAGTCTGTACGGTGGAACGTACAATCTGTTTTCCCACACGTTGCCAAAGTTGGGGATACGCGTTCACTTCGTCGATCCGTCCGATCCGGACAATTTTCGTCAAGCGATCAATGAAAAGACCCGCCTCGTCTTTGCTGAGTCCATTGGCAATCCGAAAAATGACGTGTTGGATGTGGAAGCGGTGGCCGCTATTGCCCACGAGAACGGAATTCCGTTAATTGTGGACAATACGTTCCCCACGCCGTATTTGCTGAGGCCCATCGAATTCGGAGCTGATATCGTTGTCCACTCTGCAACGAAATTTATTGGCGGACACGGGACGTCCATCGGCGGCGTCATTGTCGATTCCGGCAAGTTTGACTGGACGAACGGGAAGTTTCCCGAACTGACGGAGCCAGATCCGAGTTATCACGGAGTGGTGTACACAGAAGCACTTGGCCCTATCGCTTACATTACGAAGGCCAGAGTGCAGTTGTTGCGGGATACTGGAGCCGCGCTCTCTCCTTTTAACGCCTTCCTGTTTTTACAAGGGCTGGAGACGTTGCACTTGCGCATGGAACGTCACAGCGAGAACGCGTTGAAGGTGGCTCAGTTCTTACAACAGCACGATGCGGTAGAGTGGGTGAATTACCCCGGCTTAAAAGGCCATCCGTCCTACGAAAAAGCGCAAAAGTATTTGCCGAAAGGACAGGGAGCGATTTTGTCATTCGGGATCAAAGGAGGTCTTGAAGCCGGGAAGAAATTGATCAACAATGTGAAGTTGTTCTCTCACTTAGCCAATGTCGGCGACGCCAAGTCACTGATCATTCACCCGGCCAGCACGACGCACCAACAGTTGACACCGGAAGAACAGCTTTCCACCGGGGTATCGCCGGAATTGGTCCGCCTCTCTGTCGGAATCGAGAGCGCAGACGACATTATAGCCGACCTGGATCAAGCTTTGAACAGAAGTCACGCCTAACGGCAAGGGACCATAAAAACATTTTGATCGCGGAGGCAGCGAAAGCTGCCTCTCTTTACTTGCTAGGCTGTTCATAAAACGTTGCATTTTTTAAAAAAAAGGAGAAACGGGAAAACGGTATAATAGAGAATGGAAGTGAACAGTTGACAGGAGCAGAAGGAGTCGAGACACGTGAAGAAAAGTGTTGTGATGGTAGCGGCTGTTGTTATCATCGGGGTGCTCGCGTTCTTCATGTTTTTGAAAATTTACGGAGACCCGACGGCTTACACGGAGTTAGAACAACGGGTCGAACAGTACTTAACGGAAGAACAGGGCGATGATCCCGATCGGATCGAAAGGATTGAAGTCTTCCGACAAGCGATGAAGCGACCGGGTTATTATGTAGAAGTCGTGTTTAAAGACGAACCTGAGACGGTATATGTTTACTGTGACGAGGGAGGACAAATCGTCCAGTGCGGCAAAAAAGAGACGGGTGCGGACGGAAAGGAGTCCAGTGTCACGCAACGCGAAAATTGAGCGCCGGTTCTATCATACTAGGACAAAGTGTTGTAAAATAGAGCTATTGATTTACCAGTTGGGGGTGGAGATCACGTGACGATTAAATCGGACAAATGGATTCGCAAGATGGCGACTGAGCACAAGATGATCGAGCCGTTCGTCGACCGCAACGTCGGCAAGGGAGAAGCCGTCAGTTTTGGCCTCAGCAGTTACGGCTACGATCTGCGCGTTGCGGATGAGTTCAAAATTTTTCACAACGCGTTAAATCCAGTCATCGATCCGAAAGAAATCAATCTGGACTCTTTTGTTGATTTTAAAGGGGACGTGGCGATCATTCCGCCCAATTCTTTCGCCCTTGCTCGTTCGGTTGAATACTTTCGCATTCCGACGAACGTTCTCGCCATCTGTGTCGGCAAATCGACTTACGCCCGCTGCGGCATTATTACGAACGTCACGCCGTTTGAACCGGGGTGGGAAGGGCATGTCACGTTAGAAATTTCCAACACGACGCCGCTTCCGGCGAAAATTTATGCCCATGAAGGGTTGTGCCAAGTGTTGTTTCTGGAAAGCGATGAAGAGTGTGAAGTGTCTTACCGGGACAAGAAAGGAAAATATCAGCATCAACAAGGTATTACACTACCGCGTATTTAGTTGACAAAAGAGGAATATTGGCAAAAAATGTCGAATACCCACACATCTGGAAAGGGTGTGTGGGTGTTTGCGTTGGTCTGTTTATTGGGTCACTGGATGGGTGACCGGGCTGTGGGTCGGCAGTCTAGGGTGGCTGCCTTTTACCATGTGGTGTTTGTCGCTGGCCGCTGTGTCCGTCGTTGGGGTGTGGCAGCTGTACAGGAGATGGCACGGCTTCCGCCCATTTGTGGCTGCAGTCGCTTTTTTGTCGGCTGCCGCTTACATGACCTGGACCGATGACCACAACCGCTCGGTCTGGCCGGAACACGCCCGCGAGTGGAAAGGCAGCATCACGGGCCGGCTCCTGGAACCTCCTGTGGTGGACGGGAACAGGGTGGACATCATGTTGCGGAGTGAGATGTGGCACCAGGGAGACGACACGTTTTCCACTGGGGGAGAAAAAGTGCTCGTCCGGCTCTATTTAGAAACTTTGGCGGAGCGAGATTACATTTACACGTTCCGGCGCGGCGACTGGGTGCGGGTTGACGTTAAACTGGAGAGGCCAGACGTTGCCCGGAATCCCGGAGGCTTTGATTACCGCCAACATCTGTACAGGCAACACGTGCACTGGATTGGGCGTGCCCAAGACGCCGGTGCTGTGGAACGCCTCACGTCTTCTCGACACGGGCTGGAGTTACTGGATCGTTTTCGGACCTATTTGGGCCAGCGGATCGATTCTGTTTATGAACATCCTGCCGCCGGTCTCGTGCGGGGGATGATTCTCGGTGAGCGGGAAACAGTAGATTTACAAGTCGAACGTCAATTCGCCACCCTCGGCCTGCTTCACTTGCTGGCCATTTCCGGCCTGCACGTGGGAATCGTCCTCGCCATCTTCTACGGGGGTTTAAAGTGGATGGGGGTGACCCGGGAGAGAGCTGCCGCTTTCGCTTTGCTCTTTTTGCCGTTTTACGCGCTGTTGACCGGGGCGAACCCTCCCGTTATTCGCGCCGCCATCGTCGGAGGGCTTGTCCTTCTCGCCGTCATCTACCGCCGCTGGAAAAACAGTGTCCACTTTCTCGCCTTGGCGGCGTCTCTTATGTTGCTCTTCAACCCGTACTGGCTCTTCAGCGCGAGCTTTCAGCTGTCTTTTACCGTAACCGTCGGCATCGTGGTCGGTGTCCCGCTCTTATGCAAGCGAATGCCGAAGCTCCCCGCTTTTCTGAGGGAGACCGTTGCCGTGACCGTTGTGGCGCAACTGTGTTCGTTTCCTCTCATCATTTACTATTTTAATCAGTTTTCTCTCTTGTCCGGTTTGGCCAATTTAATCGTCGTACCCTTCGTCAGTTTCATCGTCATTCCGTTAGGGTTTGCCACTGTTCTGCTAGCAGGCATTGCAGTTCCGCTGGCGACGTTGCCTGCCAAAGTGAACGAATGGGCCGTAGATGTGGTCTTGACAGTGGCCGAGATGTTGACGGACTGGGAGCCGTTTCATCTCGTATGGCCGACCCCGCCCATTCCGTGGGTGTTCGTTTACTACGCCTTGTTGGGAGCGATCGGCAAGTTTTGGCTGTGCAGCGATGTACGCGTTCCCCGGCGGAGGCGTGTCGGCTTGTCGTTAGCCTTTGTCTTCGTCGTCATCTTCGCTCACTCTCCTTTCCCGTGGTGGAACCGCCCGCTCACTGTCACGTTTCTAGACGTCGGACAAGGGGATGCCATCGTCGTGGAGACGCCGCAGCGCCAGACGATAGTAGTAGATGCAGGGGGCACGGGTTTTTTTGAACGAGAGCCCTGGCAAGTCCAGAGAGATCCGTTTGACGTCGGGGAAGACATTGTTCTCCCTTTTTTGCGGCACAAGGGAGTTGCCCGAATCGACTATCTCGTCATGACTCACGGCGATGCCGACCACATCGGCGGCATGAAAGCGTTAGTGGAGAACCTCCCCGTCCGCTACTTTGTGCGCGGGGCGGACACACACAACCCTTCAGAACTGGAGCGAGAGCTCCTGTCTTCTCTTGAAGCTGCCGACGTTCCCGTTTACCGGGTGACGAGTGGAAGCGGATGGCAATTAGAGGACGGGCTCTACTGGCAGTTTGTCCAGCCCGAGCCGGAGGACGTGCCGTCAGACGAGCGCAACGCCCAGTCGGTCGTAGTCCTTCTTTCGTATCAAGGGCGGTCCTTTTTGCTGACGGGGGACGCCGATCAAGAGGTGGAAGAACACATTGTGAACACGTGGGACATCCCGCCCGTAGACGTACTCAAAGCCGGACACCACGGGAGCGATACGTCGACGGGGGATGTGTTGTTACAAACCGTCCGTCCGAAAGTGACCGTGTTGTCTGTCGGAGAGAACAACCGGTACAACCACCCTCACCCTGACGTCATCGAAAGGTTACATCAGGCGGGAAGCTCTATTTTCCGCACTGACCGGCACGGCGGCATTACGGTCCGCGTCCACCGCGACGGTCACCTGTCAGTTGAACAGAGTATCGTTGATTAATGTCCTGTTTCAGATTACTCTTTCCATGTAACTGATTCGATAGTTGTGCCTATTAGTAGTTCACGTAGAGAGGGTTGGAGCAGTGACTGGAAAGCTGTGACGATTATCTTATGCGTAGTGGGATTCCCGTCAATAGCGGTTGATTCACACCAAACGGAGAACGAGGCTGTGTCTAGTGCATCAGCTTTTACTGACTTTCTAGACAGCTGAACGAAGATCGCCAAGGGTATCCTAGTCTCCCCAGACTTCGGGATTAATGAGATTCGGCGGTTTAATTCCGTTTAAACCCGCTTCAAGATTTTTGGCTGCTAGCTGAGACATTTTCAATTCCGTTTCATGTGTAGAAGAGCCGATGTGGGGTGTTGTGACCACATTTTGCATCTTTAAGAGCGGATTGAGCGGATCAACGGGTTCTTGTTTGTATACGTCTAATCCAGCAGCAAGTATTTCTCCTTTTTCTAAAGCATCGATTAAATCTTCCTCGACAACCGTTCTGCCGCGTGAACCGTTAATGAATATGGCCGATTTTTTCATCAATTTAAACTCCCTTTTCCCGATAAGCCCTTCTGTTTCAGGAGTAAGGGGAGTTATGAGACAAACAAAATCGGAATGAGCGAGTAACGCGTCAAGCGTACAAAATGTCGCGCGATACTTTGTGTCAACTTCAGGTTTTCTCGTACGTGAGTGATACAGTATCTCCATGTCGAACCCAAAGTGAGCCCTTTGTGCGATGGCTTGTCCTATTCTCCCCATTCCGATAATCCCTAATTTTTTATGGTGAACATCAACCCCGAATTGTTCCGGCACTAAAAACTCCGACCATTGGCCGCGTTTTACGAAATGGTCTAGCTCGGGGATGCGTCTGGCTGTTGCGATGAGGATACCGAAAATAGCGTCAGCAACCGTGTCTGTCAGGACATCCGGTGTGTTTGTTGCCATAATGCCCCTTTTCGTCAACGCTGTAACGTCTAAATTGTCGTAACCGACGGATACGTTGCTGACAATTTTTAGGTGAGGAGCGCGGTCTAACAGCATTTTATCTACTTTTAACTCTAAGCCGATAATTCCTTCGACTTGATGTAAATATTGCAAAAATCGCTCATCGTTCCTCGTATCGACGTGCTTAAAAAATTCGACCTCATATTTTTGCTGAAGGTCGTGTAGGACAGGCTCAGATACCCGGTTGTATGCAAGGATCTTCTTTTTTGTCATGTCATCATATTCCTTCCGTGCTTATTTTTTGTCGACAATCGACAATATCGTTAACTATAAAATATCGGGAACATAATCAGATGTCAATAAGTAGGTTCACAAAAATTAAAATTAAAAAATGCTTGACAATAAAAAATAAAGCGTATATGCTAAATTTAGTCGATTGTCGACAATCGACGTATTACCGTATAAGCGTACGACTTGTACAGATGAGGGGAAGAAATTCGATGGATCAACCGCTTGTCCACAAATCTCTCAGCCAATTTATTGCCGACCAATTACGCCGCGGTATATGGAACCGGGACATTCAGTTTGGTGAGCGTTTGCTTGAAAGTGAGTTGGCTGAAAGGTTTGAAGTCAGTCGCAGTTCAGTAAGAGAAGCGCTCATGATTCTCGAGCATGAAGGTCTCGTTAAGAGCAAGACGAGAAAGGGAACTTACGTCACCGAGTTTTCTGCTGAGGATCGACAAGAAATTTTGGAACTGAGGACATTGCTGGAGACCTATGCGTTTAAACGTGCGTTGCCTCGGTTAGAGGAAAAACACATAGAAGACCTTGAAAAAATACTTGAACGCATGAAAGTGAAGACAACAGAAAAAAATTGGAGTGACCTGTTTGATCTCGACATGCAATTTCACCACTACATTGTAAAAGTTTGCGGAAACTCACGACTTATCAGTATATACGACTCCATCCATGTCCAAATTAGAACATTTCTCGCCCACCTTGATCAGTATTACTCGAGTCACGAGTCGTTTTACGAAGAGCACAGGGAGTTGTTGGACGCCCTCTTAACACGGGATTCCAACATCATTGACAAAGCGGTTCGACAGCACATTGAGTATGTCGAAGAACAACTGCTCAACTTGTAAACAAGATCAAACTAATCAAGATCAGTATTGGAAGAGTTGACAGCGGTTATTTTCCTTCTGCCGTGCCGGATAGGGCGATCATTGAAGAATGGAGAATGCCCGTGGAACTTTCCGGCTGCCATGCTCACGCGCAAAATGGGACCAGCCCTTGCGGCGGGGTGTACGGTTGTTGTTAAACCTTCGAGTGAAAGCCCTTTAACAGCCGTTAAACTGTTAGAACTGTGTGAGCAAGCTGGTTTCCCCAAGGGCGTCGTCAATCTTGTGACGGGATCCTCCTCTAAGATTGGGAAAGCCATCATGGAAAACAGAAAAGTCCGTAAAATTACGTTTACTGGTTCGACTGAAGTTGGGAAAACATTGATCAGACAGAGTGCTGATCAAGTCAAGCGGTTGTCCCTGGAACTCGGTGGGCACGCCCCGATGATTGTCTTTGATGATGCTAATTTAGATGTTGCTGTAAAAGCTGTCATCGCTTCGAAGTTTAGAAATACCGGACAAACGTGCATTTGTGGTAACCGCATATATGTTCAGTCGGGGATATACGAAGCATTTTTGGAGAAATTTGCCGATCGTGTGAATCAGTTGAACGCGCGTCATTGAACAACTGGACTTTGGCATCGTTGGTTGGAATGACGGGACTCCTTCTGCCGCCCAAATTCCATTCGGAGGGATGAAGGAGAGCGGTATCGGCAGAGAAGGGGGACATGAGGGGATTGAGGCGTTCCTGGAAACTCAGTATGTATCAATAGGGATTTAAGAAAAAAAAACGGGAGGAACAACGGCATGAAGAAAACGTAGGAGTACATTTTCTAAATTCCACGTATTTCCCCAGTTTGGGGAAATAGCGAATTGAGAACTCGTGAATGGAAAGGGGGATAGTATGAGCCAGGAAAAGAGTTGGATACTTTCGAACGATTGACTTAATGTTCATTCTTCATATACAAGCTTAACTAAATAAACCTTGAAAAGAAAATGTTGTAGGGGTCCAAAAATTAGAGATTTTTACTCGTAGCATAGGGGGGATAATATGGCAGCTTATATAAAAACAGAGTGGACGGATCCTGTCACAAACGCAAAAGGTTACTTGGTAATTGATACATTAAAAGGCGGCATCGCTAGTGGCGGAACTCGTATGAGAAAAGGACTAACACAAAAAGAGGTGGCACGTCTGGCTCATACGATGACACTTAAAATGTCTACATTAGACTATCCAATTGGCGGAGCAAAAGCAGGGATTGATTATTCTCCGTCTAATCCAGACAGTTATGGAGTATTAAAAAGGTTTTTGGAGGCCCACAAACCTTATTTAGAGCAAGTGTGGATCACAAGTGATGATTTAGGCACGAGATTGGAAGACATCGCGAGAGCATTGAATGAAATAGGTTTAAAAACGGCTAACGCCTATTTAAATCAATATCCTGAAGCTGAGAATCTAATCGAGAATTTAAATAAAGCATTAAAATTAACGGTTAACAGTGTACCGCTTATTCACATGATTACTGGCTACGGTGTTGGAGTAACGACGCAGAAAGCTTTGGAATGGTTAGGGAGAGAAGTGACAGGGGCGACTGTTTCCATCCAAGGATTTGGAAGTGTTGGTGCGAGCGCGGCGTCATATTTTTCAAATGCAGGAGCAAAGGTTGTAGCGATTGCAGATATAGAAGGGACTGTTTTCTGTGAAGACGGTTTAGATATACCGCTACTCCTAAAGGCAAAAGACGAATATGGTTATATCGATCGATCTAGATTACCAAAAGCTTATTTAAACTTAACGAACACTGACTGTCTCACGTTGAATGTCGATGTGCTTGTTCCAGCTGCCGTTGCAGACGTTATTAATAAAGAAAACGCGCAAGATATTAAGGCGAAGCTAGTCGTCGAAGGAGCAAATATTCCGATAACAACTGAAGGGGAGAAAATTTTAACTAATAAAGGGATTTACGTTATTCCTGACTTCATTGCAAATGTGGGCGGGCTTGGTATGTTTGGAGCTATATTGTTTAAAAATTTGCCTCCAAATGCAGAAAAGATTTTAGACTATTTAAAAGAATCCCTAGAAAGAGCAACCATACATGCTCTTTCTCAAGCGAATGAGGAGGGAATTTCCCCAAGGGAAGCAGCCTACAGATCCTATAAGACAGAACCTATAAGATCATAGAAACTAGATAATTCCAATTATTAGAGGAGGAATTTTCATTATGGAACGTCTAATCGATTATATTGTCGCTGTATCTGATTGGATTTGGGGGCCACCCATGATTATATTGTTGTTTTTAAGTGGGATTTTTTTAACGATCCGTTTAGGTTTTTTCCAGTTCAGATATGCCTTTTATATAATTAAACAGACAATCGGAAGGGTTTTCAAAAAAACAAATGGGGAGGGGACGATATCGCCTTTCCAAGCCCTCACATCGGCTCTTGCCTGTACTATTGGTGCTGGGAACATTGTAGGTGTACCAGCCGCCATCATGTTTGGGGGCCCTGGGGCTATTTTTTGGATGTGGATGATTGCTTTGCTAGCGAGTGCTATTAAGTTCTCCGAAGTCGTGTTAGCTTTAAAATATAGGGAGAAAAATGCGAGGGGCGAGTTTGTTGGAGGGCCCGTCTACTACATGGCCAAAGGGTTGAATATGAGGTGGCTTGGCGTTTGGTTTGCGATAGCTTTAATGATTGAAGTTATTCCGAGTGTCATGGTACAAGGCAATTCCTTAGCCGCAACTGTTCAGGAAACGTTTAATGTGAATCCGGTCATGACGGGGATTGTATCGATGTTAATTGTCGGATTTGTCATTATCGGTGGAATCAAAAGAATTGGAAAGTTTACAGAGAAATTTGTCCCACTTATGGTTGGTTTGTATTTGTTTGGGGCTTTGATAATAGTGATAATGAATTTTTAACATGGTGGGGGAAGTTCTTTCATTAATTTTCACATATGCGTTTCAGCCGATGGCGGCGGTAGGAGGATTTGGTGGAGCAGCTATAGCACAAGCCATTCGCTGGGGATTTGCCCGCGGAGTGTACTCCAATGAAGCTGGAGTAGGAACCGCTCCAATCGCTCACGCATCCGCAACAACAGATCATCCAGTCAGACAGGGTTTATGGGCGGTAATGGAAGTTGTCATCGACACGGTAATTGTTTGTACAGCAACTGCATTTGTTGTGTTGTCTACCGGGGTTTGGAAAAATGAAGGGGCAGGCGGGAATCCTTCCGCACTGACAACAGAAGCGTTTTCTGTAGCTTTAGGTCAAACAGGTGGACTAATAGTTACCATTGCTCTCGTGTTTTTTGTCATATCTACTGTAATCGTTTTATCTTACTACGGCGAAAGACAAGCGGAGTATTTATTTGGGTTGAAAGGCGGAAAAATTATGAAGTTTGTATATGTATTGTCCGTTTTTGTTGGGGCGATCGGCGGTGCGCAAACAATTTGGAGCCTTCTGGACATCAGTTTGGCTGCCATGGCTATTCCAAATATTATCGCCCTAGTGTTGCTTAGCAAAGAGGTTGTCGAAATGAAGCGGGAATTTTTTGCGTCTGAAAAATATTATTTGCTAGATATTAAAAATCAAAACAAAGGTATTTCTTCATAAATAAATATTTGCTGCGTTGATAGAAAAGAAATTTTGGATCTCACAATGCTCAAGACGACGAATAAAATTAATCCTCCTACGACAGTGACGTCAGTAACGACCGATAAACGTGAGTTTAAAGGGGAATGTATTGTGAATAAAATACTGTTTAACGATCGAATCATTGAAAGAGAAAACGTCATCGATATAGAGGATCGAGGATATCAATTTGGAGACGGAGTTTATGAAGTCATTGGTGTATATGGCGGCAAGATGTTTATGTTAGACGAGCATATGGAGCGTTTAAAACGTAGCGCAGATGAAATTCAGTTAAAAATCCCTTTAATAATAAATGATTTAAAAAATAAGCTAAGGGAATTAGTGCTGATTAATAACTTGGAAGAAGGAATAATTTATTTACAGATTACCCGTGGAGTTGCCCCTAGATGGCACACATTTCCGGACGAAACGGTGTCACCCGTCACGATTGCTTACGTTCGATCGCTGAAGCGAATGACTGACTTAGAGAAAAACGGTGTTTCCGCAATTCTTACAGAGGATATTCGGTGGTTGAGATGTGATATTAAAACACTTAATCTGCTTCCAAACGTTTTGTCTAAGCAAAAAGCGGTGGAAAATAGCGCTTTTGAAGCTATTATGCACAGAAAAAATATTGTGACTGAAGCCAGTTCTTCAAACGTATTTATTGTAAAAAATGAAGAATTGTTTACTCATCCGGCAAACAATTTTATTTTAAACGGCATAACCAGAAAAAAGGTCATTCAATTGTGTGAGGAATTAAACCTCAAAGTGAATGAGGAAACTTTTACAGTTGACACTTTACTACAGGCCGACGAAGTGTTTATAACGGCAACGAAATTAGACATTATACCGGTCGTAAAGGTTAATAATCAACCCATTGGAACAGGCAAACCTGGAAATGTTACAAAAAAAATACTACACAAGTTTCAATCCCTCATTCAACCAGCCACGCAGACATAGGAGTACGGCAACGTGTGTGAGCATGCAAGCGAATAAGGTCGGCAAGCAGATAAGTATTCCGTACAAATAGACATGGAGATCTCACAAAAACCTAAAAAAACACCGCCTTCAGTGACGTCTCTGCCTATTAAGCCTTGACGCGCACGTGGAA includes the following:
- the dat gene encoding D-amino-acid transaminase, with protein sequence MNKILFNDRIIERENVIDIEDRGYQFGDGVYEVIGVYGGKMFMLDEHMERLKRSADEIQLKIPLIINDLKNKLRELVLINNLEEGIIYLQITRGVAPRWHTFPDETVSPVTIAYVRSLKRMTDLEKNGVSAILTEDIRWLRCDIKTLNLLPNVLSKQKAVENSAFEAIMHRKNIVTEASSSNVFIVKNEELFTHPANNFILNGITRKKVIQLCEELNLKVNEETFTVDTLLQADEVFITATKLDIIPVVKVNNQPIGTGKPGNVTKKILHKFQSLIQPATQT